In Triticum aestivum cultivar Chinese Spring chromosome 5B, IWGSC CS RefSeq v2.1, whole genome shotgun sequence, the following proteins share a genomic window:
- the LOC123113298 gene encoding tRNA (guanine-N(7)-)-methyltransferase non-catalytic subunit wdr4 gives MEDAAVEEAEVSGAGEFAPALVAAHPLGHSVAVAVGPELRVFDLKGGCAVSLSDDSGGCSHSDAIRAISFSVDGALFASAGDDKLVKIWKTDSWRCIQTITSEKRVSAVAISKDGLYVTFADKFGVIWLVTVGEHGGGQVSSDDNKPVSIYGHYCSIITSMKFSPDGRFIATADRDFKIRVTSFPKDPVKGAPQIQSFCLGHTEFVSSIAFTSLSGGSSFLLSGGGDSTVRLWDYINGCLLDTYEVKDKVGEQPDETEDSNLAIADLCVTNDDSLVAVAIQSLNGIMLLACDLVAKKLSFLKVITTEKSYIPTSLAYSSSDDLLWTVMGASNMPNQAASQLLTRVRIIPRFQKDLSASADHDPAVLEDSEVPHGEKLLLALQGSLDASKQEEVLAAVLAALRVSMHKMLVKKNYSEERREQRKRGRNDKKIKK, from the exons ATGGAGGACGCAGCGGTCGAGGAGGCGGAGGTGAGCGGCGCGGGCGAGTTCGCGCCGGCGCTCGTCGCCGCCCACCCGCTCGGCcactccgtcgccgtcgccgtcgggcCCGAGCTCCGCGTGTTCGATCTCAA GGGTGGTTGTGCAGTTTCGTTGTCAGATGATTCTGGCGGTTGTTCTCATTCAGATGCTATTAGAGCAATTTCGTTCAGTGTTGATGGTGCCTTGTTCGCATCTGCGGGCGATGATAAGCTTGTTAAGATCTGGAAGACTGACTCGTGGCGCTGCATCCAGACTAT AACTTCTGAAAAGAGGGTTAGCGCAGTTGCTATTAGCAAAGATGGCCTGTATGTAACATTTGCAGATAAGTTTGGTGTCATTTGGTTAGTTACTGTGGGGGAACATGGCGGAGGGCAGGTGTCATCTGATGATAACAAACCTGTCTCAATTTATGGTCACTACTGCAGTATTATTACTAGCATG AAATTCTCACCAGATGGACGGTTCATTGCCACTGCTGATCGGGACTTCAAAATTCGA GTTACATCATTCCCAAAGGATCCTGTAAAAGGGGCTCCCCAAATACAGAGCTTTTGCCTTGGACATACAGA ATTCGTTTCTTCCATTGCCTTCACAAGCCTTTCAGGAGGATCAAGCTTTCTATTATCTGGAGGCGGTGATTCAACT GTTCGGTTATGGGACTACATAAATGGCTGCCTCCTTGATACATATGAAGTCAAAGACAAG GTGGGAGAACAGCCAGATGAAACTGAAGATAGCAATCTAGCCATTGCAGACTTGTGTGTGACAAATGATGACTCACTGGTTGCTGTAGCTATTCAAAG TTTGAATGGCATAATGCTCTTAGCATGCGATCTCGTAGCAAAGAAGTTATCTTTTCTAAAG GTGATTACAACGGAAAAGAGCTACATCCCCACTAGCTTAGCCTACAGCTCATCCGATGATCTCCTGTGGACCGTCATGGGCGCATCAAACATGCCTAACCAGGCCGCCTCCCAGTTATTAACCCGTGTCAGAATCATCCCCCGGTTCCAAAAAGATCTATCAGCCTCGGCTGACCACGACCCTGCGGTCCTGGAGGACAGCGAAGTACCACATGGCGAGAAGCTTCTGTTGGCGCTGCAGGGAAGCCTTGACGCCTCAAAgcaggaggaggtgctggccgcggtGCTCGCCGCCCTCAGAGTGTCGATGCACAAGATGCTGGTGAAGAAGAACTACTCGGAGGAGAGGCGGGAGCAGCGGAAGAGGGGCCGGAATGATAAGAAGATCAAGAAGTAG